A window of the Labeo rohita strain BAU-BD-2019 chromosome 1, IGBB_LRoh.1.0, whole genome shotgun sequence genome harbors these coding sequences:
- the lsm6 gene encoding U6 snRNA-associated Sm-like protein LSm6, whose product MSLRKQTPSDFLKQIIGRPVVVKLNSGVDYRGVLACLDGYMNIAVEQTEEYVNGQLKNKYGDAFLRGNNVLYISTQKRKM is encoded by the exons ATGAGTCTCCGAAAGCAAACACCAAGTGATTTCCTGAAGCAGATCATTGGGAGACCAGTGGTGGTGAAGCTGAACTCTGGTGTTGATTACAGAG GAGTCCTGGCCTGCCTTGACGGCTACATGAATATCGCTGTGGAACAGACAGAGGAATATGTCAATGGCCAGCTGAAGAACAAGTATGGAGATGCATTTCTCAGAGGAAACAATG TGTTATACATCAGCACCCAGAAGAGGAAGATGTGA